The Cucumis melo cultivar AY chromosome 9, USDA_Cmelo_AY_1.0, whole genome shotgun sequence genome includes the window TGAGGCATTCCTCACTCCATAAAAAGGCCAGCGCTACCACTTGCAAGAGTGGCGGGGTGATTGAAATGCACCAACAATTGCAAAGGAATAGTTCAACATAAAGCACTCTTCGGCAAGAAATGTGATTGAGTGCGCATTCGATGTTCTTAAGGGTCATTGGGCAATACTTCGTGGGAAGTCCTACTATCCGCTCTAAGTGTAGTGTCGCACAATCCTAGCATGTTGCTTGCTCCATAATTTTATAAACAAAGAAATGGTCAATTGCAACGACATGGACAAACAATGAGGGGCACTCCACATACGCCACCACTATCGCTacagaagacattcagtacattgagatGACAACCGAGTGGTCAAACTGGTGCAACGAATTAGCTGAAGCAATTTTCACCAAATGGCAGTTGCGTAACACTTAACTAAAACGCTTCTAAAATTAGGGTCCATCAGTTGTATGGCAATGTAAATTACTCTGTTACTTTGTTCTTATTTTATATGTAATGTAACCGTGCATTTGTTACATATAGTACATATCATAATATTGTTTCCTCTTTGCTTATGTGTCGTAAATGTGGAAATGTAAAATTACTAATGGCTTCAATGAATTGTTTGTCGGTTTTCATTCTCAATATGGCTACCTCATTGCGTACCCCGAGGCATGTATGGACTAAGGAGGAGGAGGGCACTCTTGTAGAGTGTTTAGTGGATTTGGTTGTCATGGAAGGATGGAAATACGACAATGGTACATTCTGGCCCAGTTACCTGGCACAACTAGTACGCATGATGGCCGAGAAATTACTAGGATGTCAGGTTCGTGCAACCACTATAATCGACTGCAAAATAAAGACACTGAAGCGGACATTCCAAGCCATCGCAGAAATGTGGGGGCCAGCGTGTAGTGGATTGGATTGGAACGTCGGTGCAAAATGCATAATTGCGGAGAAGGAACTCTTCGATAACTGGGTTAGGGTAAGAAACATAAATTAAACGTCCCGCTACTTACCCAGTGTACATTTACTTCACAAATTTTGTTTAAGTATATGTAAGTGGTCCTCGTTTTTTATGCAGAGCATTCTGTAATGAAGGGACTCCTTAACAAATCGTTTCCCTATTACGACGAACTTGCATGTGTTCGACCATGATAGGACGACGGGTCGCTTTGCTGAGACGTTCGCAGACGTGGGGTCTAACAAGCCTGTTGGGTATGAGGGGTTTGACACGCCCGATAGGAACGAAAAGTTTCCATCAGCATACAGCCAGGGGATTGACATGTCCTAGAAGGATATACGCGTATCATGACCTTTTCGCGCGTCTGAGGGTAGGGCCAGATCGAGCGGATCAAAGAGTAAGAGGAGAATCCAGCGAAAGACAGAGCCTGAAGTCATACATATGGCACTAGAGTGTATAAACAACCAACTCAGGACGATTGCGGATTGGCCTGTACGCGCCCTTGCCAATGACAACCATGTGCACCAGGAATTCTttcgcatattgcgtgagatgtcGAAACTAACGAGTTTGGATATGGATGTTGTTGCAAAGGTACCTTTTATCTCATATGGACGACATGCGGGGTTCCGTACTAATGCTTGAGGATGAGAGGGAGGACTTTCGTAGAGTCATCCTACGAGACATCTCcagatagtttatgtttgtacTTTGTTGGcttgcttttctttttccttactTGACTTCCACTATGTTATTGACTGCTAATTCTTTTTCCTATTGTACACAACTTTTTTTCGTATGTACTTGACATTCTCCCTTCTACATCCCTTCAATTCCATTGAAaacgttttttaaaattaacgaAAATAGTAACAATTTAAGCAATATGGCGTTCAACTGCTACATAATAACTAATTTAAtgaataattataaatatgGACTCATGCGTTAGACCacttaattatatatgttaaaaAACAAATGTACCCCGCTATCACTAATCACAAATAGGCaataaataatttgtatttctaaaaaatgacttagaataaaattagtacgatttgttaacaaattattttgaaattagaCAACTGtcttactaatttaataacattataCATAGAAAAAATTATTTCCAATAAGAGGAGTTCGACGctttcataaaaaaatatgcaataataatttattactTATATTTACAatgtcatttaaaaaaattactacataaaaaatatatattcataacccaacccacataacactttccccaaataaattttatcataaattccACATAAACCTATCTACCTAACCATTCacacattttcaaattttttgttAAAAGTATTATATGATTTTTATATTCCATTGCTACTATGGACGTCTTATAAATATTTGTTGCAAACATTCAaattctaaaatagtaaaagacAATAAATTAACTATTGAATCTCCTAACAAACaaacattttatatataatatatataaatattttctacATCAATTCTCCAATATTCATTGCTATAATGTTTCTATATATTACTTTACTCTCTTTTTGTTCTTGTTATATATAACTCCttattcaaaattattctataatttagagatataatattacttttttaaaagtaaattaaatattatcgCATTTTAATTCATAGCTAAACTTGAAATAAAGAGactaacttaaaaaaaaaaagtgaaagaaaCGTTTTTAAACTACCATCAACCTTAGTAATATTAACCTAATAATATGAATATAAAAAGTTCATATCCACTATtttatagaaattaattttgaaatatctCTATCGTTAATTATAATTAACCATGAAATATTAATTCTAAATATAAGTAGAAAAATAATAAGATGCACGTCTAAATTAGgtgaaaaatttataaaaatatgaaaatttaatatGAGTCAAATACTAacttatattttaaaacataacaTCCATCCACGTGCAACATACGAAAAAATCTAGTCACTAAAAAAAGCAAAGTAGATGGAGAAATGGATGTTTCTCCACTTACTTATTaggaacatttaaaaaaatagtaaaatattgtaattatttaccaaataaagtaaaatttaTAGGATTCTCTCTAGTccatttaagttttttttttttttttttaaattttgtaaatagtttcattttggTTTGCTATTCATATAAATTTCTCAAAAAAAATTTTGGCTATATTGTTTTGCTATTCATAAAAAttccttttattattatatattaatattttattaaaaagataaaatttaaactTCAAAAGATATAGACggaaataatattttaatatgtTATATAAACGTAACCCACACTTTATATGGGTTGAATATATGTTTTGCCTACGTTTAGCAACAAATTTGTTGGATACAaaacattttattatttatagtattattaattttgttggATCAAATCTTTCCCTTCATACTAAGAACACATTATTATTCCATCTATGAGTTGTTTAAACCTAACTTTCTTATATTTCTTATGTTGATTGACTTTAATATCTAATTTGCCCCTTTAATTTTTAACTTTGTTtcattttagtttatatatattcattttattttattttcaatatgAAAACAATGAGAATGAAAGGTAGAATGATCCAAATGAACCAAAACCTGgataaactaaattaaatttatattaaattttagtttaaagTATTATTTTGGTATCAGTACTTTTTGTCAAATATTAGTGTAGCATCAACAATAAAGCAGCACACAATACTCGTGACAAGCTACATTGTCTTATCAACGGTGCTTTATGTGCAAACAAGAAGCTGAATCTCATTTTTGGTCTCCTGTTCCTTTGCTTCATCCTTTTGGAATCACATCCTCACCACTTTGAATTGAAAAGTTGTCATACCAAAAGATcctaatcttcttctttcatatACCTTGGGGGACACCGATTGTTTCTTTCGCACActaaaaaaattagtaaaattttgaaacaaacTCACACATTCTATTTATTACCGAAAAAATTattactaattaattaatttaaggaataatttaatttaagatttACTAAATTCAATATAAACGGATATATATAATGATTTTACCGATTTGACTCAGTCAAGGCATTGTTGAAAGTAATTTTCCCTCTTACTCTTCTCTTCAAGAACAAACGCTACTTCCCGCTCTTGATTCTGCACTGAATTCATGCATTTCAATTACCACTGGGGCCTTGAATCCATTGTTGTCTAAATTCCTTTCTCAATTTTCTCATCGAAGATCAATCCCCATCATGCTCCTCGGAAGGTCCTTTCAAGTTATCGGAATTCCATGGCCCGATCTCAATGACGGATTGTTCTACAACGATGTCGTTAAACCCCCCGACTCCGGTTCGTTTTCTTTCTATTCAACTTCCACTTTTCCCCCTACAATATTTCAATTTCATCTTTCATGATTTCTTATTCTTTGCGTGATTATATATTTCCAGGGAAGTCTTTGATCCACTTCTATTCTTGCAAATATAAGAGTTCGGCTCCACTGGAGGGGTAAGTTCTACTCAAACTCTATCTAGACTATCGGATTATCTCGTGTTTCATATCTATTACGCTTAGGTTATTTCTGATCATTAATGTAGCTTGTTTTGCATCTATTACTTTGCAGCTGGTTGCAGCGAATTAAGAACGAACAGGTACGGTGGTCTTTAATTTAGGTAATTGAGGACATATGTGAAAGAGGTATTTCATTGTAATTTATTCTTGAAGTATTTTGAAACAAAATCAATTTGGTAAGTGTAGATTACGATCGATGGTGAGGTTATCACAGATCCAGAAACTATTCTCAGGTTCTTTACTCTGATTCCTTTGCTTCAGATTTTATTGGTATGTTTAAAAGTTTCCGTCACACCATTAATTGTTTTCAAATCTTACAAATCTGTAGAATTGGTTCTGAATTAGTTTATCGTCGACTTCCATGGAAAGAACCGGATACCCCTTTTTCACTCGAGATTCTTTACGAAGACGATGAAATGGTAAATGCATTGTAGCtggttctttctttttttgttgtAATCTGTGTTATTGGTTGCTTTGAGTTTGCATGAAGTTTTAAAGTACCTTCTATTCTTCAGATTGCATTAAATAAACCGTCTGGCTTGCAAGTATTACCTGGTGGTGTTTTTCAGCAACGGACAGTTTTGACACAGCTTCAGTGGTGGTCAAGTGACCAGAGTTTCTCCATCTCAGAAGAGTTGCACCCTGTTCCTGTTCATCGCTTAGGAAGGGGGACTTCAGGTTAGATTGAATAAACCCAATGGTGAACGAGATCATCATTCATATGTGGAagctttattattattattatctttgtCGGATATCTGATTACTTGTTAGCCTATAAGCCAATGTCAAATGAACATTATATGCGATAGCATATTATGCACAAGGCATTAACACTTTGTGTTGAAATGAAACAAGTTGATACTTCAGTGGGATGTTGAAATGTGGAATTGGTCAAGAGATTTAGGGTGCTTCTTTCAACTATAGATGTCACCTTTATCCTACTTGGTGTGCCGTTGCAGTAAGAATTTCTTTAGCACCCTAATAGAGCATAGAAACGCCATCAGTTCATTTATCAAAATTATGTATCTTGAAGAATTCTGTATTGCTACCTCATTTCTTGGTTTAAATGAAGCACTATTTCTTTAGGTTGTGGAAGTTCATATTGCCAAAATTAATGCCAGAGAGTTATTTCACTGTGTCTCATACTCTCGGTTTGATAAATACCCAAACTTGATACACTAATCATGTGTGTCCTCTTACAAGATGCCATTTACTCTTGGCCATGGACTATTGTCAATTTTTTGGTAAATGGATTATTTTTCCTCACTTTCATGATTCGCTAATCAAATATGTTGGAAATGTACTTCAATTTTGTCTTTAAAATGCTTCACTATTCCCTGCTTATTTCTATTTACAAATCTCTCAGGAATATTATTATGTGCAAAAACAAAGCTCGCCAGAACACAGTTTGCTGCATATTTTGCTGATGGAACATCTTCCGTTATAAGAAACAGGTTTAGGAACATACCTTTAGTACATTTCTCGCCTTGTCTCTGCATGCAGATTTTATATATTCAGAGAATGATTAGTTTGTTTGTATTTCCTATAAGCTGAGAACCTTTTGTCTCCTGCCATCTCTTAGTGGCTTTCCTAGTTCATAATCTTCTTGATGGTAAAAATAACTTTTACCATTGTGGAAATTGTGAAAATTTACTTTGTTGTTCCTCTACTTACAGTTTTATTAGTATGATACCTAGCGTTACATAATTCAATGACAAGTTCTTGGTATTGTGCTACTTCTACTTTATTCTGCATTATAATATGAAGATTTTTCTGCCAATGGGCATAAGCATAACTCAACAGGTTAAGTCATATACCCTTGAGTCCTTTACTAAAAGgtcaaacattaaaaaaaaaaaatgaagatccTTCTCAAACATATGTTAGGTGCACGCGCACCAATTGGGCTGAAGAAGGTTCTGGTTCTGGATTTATGATGTCTACCATATTGCTAGGTTTCTGAATAATGATTTTGGACCACTAGTTTTGCAAATCTAGAAAGATAAAAACATGTGAATTCTGTCTGGTAATCAAATAATTGGGCCATCCGTGTGAGTATTTCATTAATGttggtttcctttttttttttttttttttttgtcaaataaagaaaacaagaatgaATAAATAATATGTGGAAGTGGCTGAAGACGAAGCAATCACAGGTTATAGGCATATGCGGATTCGGTCAAGTCCAAAAAAGAAACTAAGGAAAGTGCATCGTCATCTAGGCTAGTACCGGAAACTCTTCATTGATAGGAGGAAACTCTtgtgtatatattatatagatTTAGTTATCAGAATTGATAATTTTTCACCTCATCTGCAccttaatatttataaaattctGGATGTTTTAGTTGCTAATTTTAGAACCCAAGTTACTGATTTTCTACTGAACTCTCTAGCAAAATATAAATTACCATCAGCCAAAATGATGTAGAGATTAAAAACATCTGAATGTgtaatgtcttttttttttttctttttttggtaaaATGTATGGGTTGAACGTAATTTAGTTGTTAACTGGGATAGCTCTTGTTTTTAAGGACATTTAGTCTTGTATTTGTATCGGTGATTGATTTCCACCATATTATTAACGTTTGAACCCGACTTGGAAACAGCACCTCAGAGGAAGgtacaaaaaggaaaatttcaaaaatataccGTGCGCTTGTGACTGGAATAATTCATGATGATGAGGTATATATATTGATACATAACTTCTTGTGGTTATAGGCTTGTAGCATTTTCATTTCAtccttgaaatttttttttactgttccTATTCTCGTAAACGGTATTGAGCTAGTAATATTAATTCTACAATGTTACATGTTAGATGATAATTGTTGGACAATCTATTAGCAAAGGTCATTTGTTCTGAAATAACATAAAGGTGACGTTGAAAACCTCTAAACATagttgaaattttaaatttgttgcaaaTAGCTGCTGCACTTTCTCCCCGAGTTAGTGTGCAGAATAAGAGGGTTTGGTCCAATAAGTGGTCACTATATCACCATGAAGTGAAGCCAGTTTTGTTTCTATTCTTTCTTGCTTCATATATATATGAttgagaattttcttttttacagGTGAGCGTTGACCAGCCAATTGGAAGGATGCAATATCCAGGTGTTGCACAGGGCCTGTATGTTGCCACTCCCTCAGGTTTTTGGTTGCATTTTATATGCTGATTCTTGAGAAGACAGTGTTGCTACCATAATTGTACCAGATAGGGAAagcataaatgataaatatcaAAGATTTTGGCTAAGAAAGAGGAGTGCCATAATTTATGGAGTTCTTGATAAATTTAGATGCTCATCACGTTATTCTACTTGTTCGTGTTTATTTCCACTGTATATCTGACTGTTTCGTCAATATTTATTAGCTTCAACACTCAATCACGTTTGCTTTTTTGAATTAATAAATTGAGCAGGGAAACCAGCTTGCAGCAAAGTCAATGTTCTTGAGAGAGATGAACAAGGCGAACACACATTAGTCCAGGTATCTCATTTTGTTGCACATTCTGCTTGTACTTCAAAACTATGAATTATTTTTCTGCTGTGCTGAGATTTACTGCCTAGCTTTCAATTCTTGACTTTGtttttaaattagtttagatCGATTGAGATGGCATTCATTATTTTTGCAAGTCAGTTAAATAGACTTAGCACCTGGTATAATAGTGAAAAATCTTCTGAAAAGGAGAGTGAATAGTGTGATGTAGCACAGTTTAAAGACTTTAAGTTACGTCGAATTTTTACAGGTAGAAATTCAGTCTGGACGGCCCCACCAAATCCGTATCCACCTTTCTTCAATTGGACATCCTTTATTGGGTAATGCTGTTAAAATTAATTCATCCATTCATCAACTTCTAAATCTTTTTAAGTTCTCAACCTCCTTATGAGTGTGTTGAAAATTCTTTGctgaaattttctttctttttgtttttgtttttcttttctgttttctTGGTAGGTGATCCTCTCTATGTTGCTGGCGGGCAACCAAACTGCCTTCATTCTGAGGTAGTAAATCAGAGTTTTGCAGAAGACGGGTATGATGTTGGTGTTCTGTTTAATTTCATTCTTTCGGTTCTAGTCAGAATAAAGCGTTTAAGTCCGTGTAACCTTTTCGCCATCtttctttagatacatgaatTTAATTCTTAACCAAAATTCAATATTTCAATATTTCAATATTTAACTTGATTTTGGGAAACATCGATAAAATAACAAAGCAAGAAATTTTGAAGCGGAAAAATGTCTATAAGCTAAATCTAGTAAAACAAAACATATACTCAAGTGGTTATCAAACGAAATATATTGTTCCTTTAGTTTAGAGTGAAATATGAAATGCAAGACTATATTTCGTTTGATAAGTTAATGAAAAGGTTACAAAATCAATTACAAGATATAGTTAGGGTGATTTACTTTCTAGGTGCTTAAAAGAACACTTATATGAACTTTGCAAAATTAacattgggggggggggggtggtaTGCACAGTGTAGATTGTAGAATAGTTAGACCATTTAATGGGTTAAAAGTCCCTTTCTTCTGACTAAAccctatttctttttcttttttttcccaaCAAAATCgagtatatatatttgtattatgGTGTGCCAGAGGTTACGAAAGGCCTATGAAACCTGTGCCTGGAGATTGTGGCTACTACTTGCACGCGCATCAGTTGATTCTCTATCACCCGAAAACAAATGAGGTATGTTCGAAATCTTTTTAAGATATTTGCGTCGTTTAGGATAATCATTCATGTGGTGGCACTATGTAGGCACGTAATCGAGTGAATTATGTGTGCattctctctcctttttttttcttttttttttttttaatttctttgttttttgtaTTAACTAATGGAAGTAGAAGGGTTTTCTTGTATTATTGAAGGTTGTGAAGATCGTTGCACCCCTTCCCCCGATCCTGCGCACACGCTCTGAGGCTGAAGATTTCCACAATTGAATGGATGGATAGATCTCTTGCATGGATGTCCCAAAGATTAGTTCTATTCTCTTTCAATATACTActttattactttttttcttaatttttttaatcgGCAGATACTTAGCATTGACGACGCACGTGTTTTCTGAAAATGGGGTGACTGAAAACTCGATAACAAAATATCtcttctgaaaaaaaaaataaaaaaattgaagttaatTGTAACTTATTTTGACCTTCAAAA containing:
- the LOC103503310 gene encoding RNA pseudouridine synthase 5 isoform X2; this encodes MLLGRSFQVIGIPWPDLNDGLFYNDVVKPPDSGKSLIHFYSCKYKSSAPLEGWLQRIKNEQITIDGEVITDPETILRIGSELVYRRLPWKEPDTPFSLEILYEDDEMIALNKPSGLQVLPGGVFQQRTVLTQLQWWSSDQSFSISEELHPVPVHRLGRGTSGILLCAKTKLARTQFAAYFADGTSSVIRNSTSEEGTKRKISKIYRALVTGIIHDDEVSVDQPIGRMQYPGVAQGLYVATPSGKPACSKVNVLERDEQGEHTLVQVEIQSGRPHQIRIHLSSIGHPLLGDPLYVAGGQPNCLHSEVVNQSFAEDGGYERPMKPVPGDCGYYLHAHQLILYHPKTNEVVKIVAPLPPILRTRSEAEDFHN
- the LOC103503310 gene encoding RNA pseudouridine synthase 5 isoform X1, with translation MLLGRSFQVIGIPWPDLNDGLFYNDVVKPPDSGKSLIHFYSCKYKSSAPLEGWLQRIKNEQITIDGEVITDPETILRIGSELVYRRLPWKEPDTPFSLEILYEDDEMIALNKPSGLQVLPGGVFQQRTVLTQLQWWSSDQSFSISEELHPVPVHRLGRGTSGILLCAKTKLARTQFAAYFADGTSSVIRNSTSEEGTKRKISKIYRALVTGIIHDDEVSVDQPIGRMQYPGVAQGLYVATPSGKPACSKVNVLERDEQGEHTLVQVEIQSGRPHQIRIHLSSIGHPLLGDPLYVAGGQPNCLHSEVVNQSFAEDGGYERPMKPVPGDCGYYLHAHQLILYHPKTNEKGFLVLLKVVKIVAPLPPILRTRSEAEDFHN